One Coregonus clupeaformis isolate EN_2021a chromosome 21, ASM2061545v1, whole genome shotgun sequence DNA window includes the following coding sequences:
- the LOC121535417 gene encoding uncharacterized protein LOC121535417 has translation MAPQRRPVFTGQGEHVQPQPDQFSPCQTWDYNPAQWSWPVEPSGPGLRHYSPVREQCGCVGRGGGDAVGTATGTHPFNSSRHASALSLPPDPDPAHIQTDRQTSYNYNPEGHRQASYGSEEQIWGQPKHRQASCSYSLKDQPKHRPERQASYGPQELLRQASYGYSPEEQIWDQSKHRQANYSYSPEDKPIHRQTSYGPEEQIWDQSKHRQASYSYSPEEQVWRCTAGGEHDHLDRCVPLEQGDLHSHMPNGCCGGGGPSPRPVSSRGRGDRANLQERSTRLKAGGVGGGAEEDGCNGQHVPAGSSSEGSVREKQGSVREKQGSVRENQSLVWENQGSLREKEGSVREKEGSVRENQNSIREKEASVREKERAVRENQGSTQEKMGSLREKQGSVRENQGSIREKEGLVWTKEGSVCEQIRQVVSDLEGVLGGLKQVHVEMKEVVQQIDCLTANIDLGEEEGSCNKSPSSGDGLPKPRDCRGGDGLPKPRDCRGDDGLPNPRDCRGGDALNPRDCRSGDTLPNPRDCKGALMFNQGYQRPQYRDMERTVNNKTTRVQVHNHWTNTGGLVHNHKTPGDHGPQRRDMDHTVIIHDPPSDPRGVPGVLVYNQKTNGDQGVPLLYRRPDHTVTIRTTSPSPVLTASVIQTNRVWVTALSPLSPMGSKDPKQDRRGFNGHLPLPGPGRGLNPPNPTRARNYPLPTHTLMDSPV, from the exons ATGGCCCCACAGAGGAGGCCAGTGTTCACAGGGCAGGGTGAGCATGTCCAACCTCAGCCAGACCAATTTAGCCCTTGCCAAACCTGGGACTACAACCCTGCCCAGTGGAGCTGGCCAGTGGAGCCCTCAGGCCCTGGTCTGAGACACTATTCCCCTGTGAGAGAACAATGTGGCTGTGTGGGACGGGGTGGAGGTGACGCTGTTGGGACGGCGACCGGGACACACCCCTTCAACAGCAGCAGACACGCGTCAGCCTTGTCACTCCCCCCGGACCCAGACCcggcacacatacagacagacaggcagactagCTATAACTACAATCCAGAGGGGCACAGACAGGCTAGTTATGGTTCGGAAGAGCAGATCTGGGGTCAGCCGAAACACAGACAGGCCAGCTGCAGTTACAGTTTGAAAGATCAGCCAAAACACAGGCCAGAAAGACAGGCTAGCTACGGTCCACAGGAACTACTCAGACAGGCTAGTTACGGCTACAGTCCAGAagaacagatctgggatcagtcgAAACACAGACAGGCTAACTACAGCTACAGTCCAGAAGACAAGCCGATACACAGACAGACTAGCTACGGTCCAGAagaacagatctgggatcagtcgAAACACAGACAGGCTAGCTACAGCTACAGCCCAGAAGAGCAGGTCTGGAGATGTACTGCTGGTGGCGAACACGATCATTTGGACAGGTGTGTACCACTGGAACAAGGAGATTTACACTCCCACATGCCAAATGGATGCTGTGGCGGTGGTGGTCCCAGCCCCAGGCCTGTGTCCTCTCGGGGCAGGGGAGATAGAGCTAACCTCCAGGAGAGGTCTACTAGATTAAAGGCTGGAGGAGTTGGTGGTGGGGCAGAAGAGGACGGCTGTAATGGACAACATGTCCCTGCTGGCTCTAGCTCTGAGGGTTCGGTCCGGGAGAAGCAGGGTTCGGTCCGGGAGAAGCAGGGTTCGGTCCGGGAGAACCAGAGTTTGGTCTGGGAAAACCAGGGTTCGCTCCGGGAGAAGGAGGGTTCAGTCAGGGAGAAGGAGGGTTCGGTCCGGGAGAACCAGAATTCGATCCGGGAGAAGGAGGCTTCGGTCCGGGAGAAGGAGCGTGCGGTCCGGGAGAACCAGGGTTCGACCCAAGAGAAGATGGGTTCGCTCCGGGAAAAGCAGGGTTCGGTCCGGGAGAACCAGGGTTCGATCCGGGAGAAGGAGGGTTTGGTTTGGACGAAGGAGGGTTCTGTCTGTGAGCAGATCAGACAGGTGGTGTCAGACCTGGAGGGGGTCCTGGGTGGTCTCAAACAGGTCCACGTGGAGATGAAGGAG GTGGTCCAACAGATAGATTGTCTGACAGCTAACATTGAcctgggagaggaagagggatcaTGTAACAAGTCCCCTAGTAGTGGTGACGGTCTCCCCAAACCCAGAGACTGTAGAGGTGGTGACGGTCTCCCCAAACCCAGAGACTGTAGAGGTGATGACGGTCTCCCCAACCCCAGAGACTGTAGAGGTGGTGACGCCCTCAACCCCAGAGACTGTAGAAGTGGTGACACCCTCCCCAACCCCAGAGACTGTAAAGGAGCCCTGATGTTCAACCAGGGATACCAGAGACCACAGTACAGAGACATGGAACGTACCGTCAACAACAAGACTACTAGGGTCCAGGTGCACAACCACTGGACTAATACAGGGGGCCTGGTCCACAACCATAAGACTCCTGGGGATCATGGACCACAGCGCAGAGACATGGATCATACTGTCATCATACATGACCCTCCTTCCGACCCCAGAGGTGTCCCTGGGGTCCTTGTGTACAACCAGAAGACTAATGGAGACCAGGGAGTCCCCCTACTGTACAGACGCCCTGACCATACTGTCACCATACGAACTACCTCCCCGTCCCCTGTCCTCACTGCATCTGTCATCCAGACCAACCGGGTTTGGGTCACAGCCCTGAGCCCCCTGAGCCCCATGGGCTCCAAAGACCCCAAACAGGACAGACGGGGGTTCAACGGACACCTTCCTCTACCCGGTCCAGGTAGAGGACTGAACCCCCCAAACCCCACCAGAGCTAGAAATTACCCCCTCCCTACCCATACCCTTATGGACTCACCTGTCTGA